In the genome of Desulfobacterales bacterium, the window CCCTTGACCAAACGGACATGGTCCTGATTTCAGGCGGCAGCTCTGTAGGCGTTCGTGATTTTAGTCTCGATGTGCTGTCGGCCTTGCCGGATCCCCGGATATTGGTACACGGCATTTCCATCAGCCCCGGGAAACCGACGATCTTGGCCCGATCCGGCCCCAAAGCGCTGTGGGGTTTACCGGGACACGTGGTATCCGCCATGATTGTTTTCGCCGTTGTTGTGAGGCCGTTTATTGAGCATATCGGCGGCCTTGCAGACGAGGGCCGGTTGCGCCCCCCCCTCCGTGCCCGTCTCAGCCGTAACGTTTCGTCCGCTCAGGGACGCGTTGATTTTATCCGGGTAAAATTAGCTTATAAAGCGGGCATCCTGTGGGCGACCCCCATCCTGGGAAAATCCGGATTGATCAACACAATGGTAAAGGCTGATGGCCTGATTCAGGTCGGACGCGATACGGAGGGCCTGGATGAGGGTTCGGAAGTTGAAGTCCTGCAGCTATAATTACAACTGCCAATGATAACATTCAAGACCATCGATACAATCCATAACCGTATGCTTTGTTTGGAGAAGAAATGAAATCAAGCCGCAATGTGTACCTGAAAATGAAAACGCTCAATGAAGCCCGGGAAATTGTTTTAAAGCATTTTCAGCTGTCTGAGGTACTTTCCAGTGAATCTGTTTCAGTGCCGGATGCCGTGGGTAGGGTTCTGTCCGAACCGGTAACCGCCCGGCTCTCTTCTCCCGGTTTTCATTCTGCTGCTATGGACGGCATCGCCGTCAAGGCCGCATCAAGTTTCGGCGCCAGTGAAGCCAAACCCCGGCAGCTCAAAATTGGTACGGACGCATTTTATGTCAATACCGGTCATGTCATGCCTGAAAACACGGATGCCGTGATCATGATCGAACAGGTTCATGTGCTGGACCCTCAACAGGTCGAAATCGAAGCACCGGTTTTTCCCTGGCAGAATGTCCGCAAAATGGGTGAAGACATTGTGGCAACGGAACTGCTGTTCCCCCGGAATCACGTTATCACACCCTATTGTGTGGGGGCTTTGCTTTCAGGCGGTATCTTTTCAATTTCGGTTAAAGAGCGCCCCAAAATTTTTATCATACCAACGGGAACAGAACTGGTCGACTGGCGCCATACCGCCATAGAAGCGCTCCGACCCGGCCAGATACTGGAGACCAACGCTTATGTACTGGGAGCGCTGACGGAAGCGACCGGCGGCTGCTATACCCGCCACGACATGCTCGCCGATGATCAGGAAAAGATTAAACAGGCCGTTGCCGCCGCCATTGACGCTGATTTTCATATGGTCCTGATTATCGGCGGATCTTCCGCCGGCTCGGAAGATTATGCCAAAGATGTCATTTCCGACCTGGGCGACGTGCTGGTGCACGGTGTGACCATCATGCCGGGCAAACCGGTCATCATCGGCGATGTCCGCTCCAAACCGGCCATCGGCATCCCCGGCTATCCGGTTTCAGCGATTGTCGCCTTTGAACAGTTTGTCGAACCGCTCATCTGTCGGTTGCTGGGACAGCCGGATCGGGAGCGACCCACCGTTATGGTGGAGCCGACCAAAAAAATAGCGTCAAAGCTGGGGGTTGAGGAATTCCTGCGGGTAAAGCTGGGCGCTGTCGGCAGTAAAATCGTCGCAACCCCGCTGCCGCGCGGTGCGGGCTGCATCACCTCGATTACCGAGGCAGACGGCATCATCCGGATTCCCAACAATGTTGAAGGATTGAAAGAATTTAGACCGGTACCGGCCGAACTTCTGCGACCGCTTTCATCTGTTCAGAATACCATCGTCGTGGTGGGCAGCCATGATATGACCCTGGACATTCTGGCCGATCAAATCAAAGCC includes:
- a CDS encoding molybdopterin biosynthesis protein, translated to MKSSRNVYLKMKTLNEAREIVLKHFQLSEVLSSESVSVPDAVGRVLSEPVTARLSSPGFHSAAMDGIAVKAASSFGASEAKPRQLKIGTDAFYVNTGHVMPENTDAVIMIEQVHVLDPQQVEIEAPVFPWQNVRKMGEDIVATELLFPRNHVITPYCVGALLSGGIFSISVKERPKIFIIPTGTELVDWRHTAIEALRPGQILETNAYVLGALTEATGGCYTRHDMLADDQEKIKQAVAAAIDADFHMVLIIGGSSAGSEDYAKDVISDLGDVLVHGVTIMPGKPVIIGDVRSKPAIGIPGYPVSAIVAFEQFVEPLICRLLGQPDRERPTVMVEPTKKIASKLGVEEFLRVKLGAVGSKIVATPLPRGAGCITSITEADGIIRIPNNVEGLKEFRPVPAELLRPLSSVQNTIVVVGSHDMTLDILADQIKATHSHLTFSSSHVGSLGGLMAIKKGVCHVAGSHLLDTESGTYNISYIHKYISDDSPPGGVRLVQLVFRDQGLIVAPGNPRKIKGIEDLVRDDIVFINRQAGSGTRILLDYRLKELGLNPAEINGYETDEFTHMSVAVAVLSGSVDVGLGIYAAAKALGLDFIPVVTERYDLVIPQMFLETENIQILLETIHSPGFKQRVEALGGYSTRQTGEIIF